DNA sequence from the Alteribacter lacisalsi genome:
ATCCCTTATGACCTACGTGTATCTTGCCTCTCTTTCCGGTGTCTATCTGCTGAAGGGGGTCACACGGAAAAAGCTCACTCTCTGGGTAGCCGGTACTGTTTTTGTTATTTCCATGGGACCGACAAATGAACTGACGATCACGAAGTATGCCGAGGGAATCGATAATTTCAGCATCATTATGGTGTTGCTCATTCCACTGATGCTTTACATTATTTCACTCATACGTGGAAAACCTTCGAAAGGTGGCACGAAGCATGAAACGGCCCGTTCTTCTTAGTCTTGCCTTGCTCATTCTTCTTACCGGCTGCTGGGACAGCCGCCAGCTCAGGGATATAACAATTGCGAAAAGTGCTGCTTTGGATCTGTTGGAGGATGGCAAATACCAGTCAACTATTTCCTCCCCTGTTCCGAAACAGCATGAGGCTGAGGAACGGTCACAGAAAGTTTCCGGCGTGGGTCACACGATCCGGGAAGCACGAATGGCACTCGACGGAAAAGTATCAGAAAGAATTGATACGGCAAAAATGCGTGTTCTCGTGCTCGGAGAACCGCTGGCACGAACCAATATTTATCCGCCACTCGATGTGATGTACCGAGATCCACGCTCCTCCCTCGGGGCAAAAATTGCGGTGTATGATGGTATGGGAAGTGAGCTGATTAATAGTAAGCTCACAGACAAGCCAAGAACGAGTGAATTTCTGGCTGAACTGCTTGACACGGCTGAATCAAACTCGATTGTAGACAAAGTGAATGTCCAGCTGATCTGTCCAATCATTTTTGATCCGGGTCAGGATGTGGTGCTCCCATACCTTGGAATGGAAGGGGATACACCGCGCCTGATCGGCGGTGCTCTCTTTAACGGGGACACAATGACAGGTTCTCTGTCCGTAGAGGATTCGACTCTGCTGATGCTGATGAAAGGCAAGCTGGGTTCTGCCACTTTTCTGACTGAAAAGGTGCACGATGACAAAGAAGATATGCCGAGTAACTTTATTACGCTTCGATTAAGAGATACATTGACAAAACTTCAGGTAGATGTGAACCATGAAACAAATGAGGTAACAGCGACAGTTGATCTGACTATGAAGGTCGAAGCCATTGAGTATCCTCATGACGAACTTCATGAAAAAGAGAATATAGCAAAATTGAATACAAAGCTTGAGGAAAAGTTTAATGAGGAAGCAGAACAGATTTTCAGCACTCTTCAGGAAGCCAATTGTGATGCGCTTGGGATTGGACGACGTGTGCTGGTGTACCACCCCGATTTCTGGGATTCGGTCAATTGGAATGAAACGTACCCCAACATTACGATCAAACCTAATATTCAGGTGGAACTGATTGGGCACGGTATTATCAACTAAACTGGATAAACAAAAAACCGGGGGAGGATCAATCCTCTTCCCGGTGAATAGCCTGTTGTATTGTCCTGCCGAACGCATAGCCCAGCAGACTGATAAAGGAATAAAAAGCGGCATAGCCATATAGAGGCGGCTCAAGCGTAAACCGCTGCACCGTTGTCATGACCAATATGGAAACTGCAAAAACCGCTGTAAAGGTGATGACAGGATTAAGCCTGTATTTAATTCCCGCAGTACTGGCAAGCGATCCAGCCAGAAGGGCAAACAGCGGATTTACCACGAACAGAAGAACGATTTCCATACCTGCAAGATCTGATATCATCATGGTGCTTCCTCCCCCGGTGAAGCTTTGCTTTCTTACTAAAATAGTATCACAAATCCTGATCTATGCCACTTTTCCAGTCATAAAAAAGCAGCCACTAACGGCTGCTTTTTCCGATTTATACACCTGTTGTTTCCTTCCAGTAAGTGTCTGTTCCATTACTCTGTACCACCGATCTCCCGGGAATCTGAAATTGAATGAGAAAAAAATTCAGCATATCAACGGAAGAAGCCATTGCATTCAAAAGTACAAGAAAAATAATCATCGGGGTAAGCAGCCCCAGCATTCCGAGAACAGCCGGGAGGAAAATCGATAGAATTACAAAAGGAGCAACCGTGATAAACAGAAATCTTGTTTTGCTCATTTTCTCCTCTGTATAGACATACCCTCCAAAAAACGTTAATCCGATGTAAGTCTTTTTGGATTTCCAGAAGTCCGGCACAAAAATTAAATGAAGCAATTCATGGACGATCAGCATAACCAGCAGCCATAGAAAGAATGTTAGTGGGATGGTAATGGAGATAGAGTTTCCAGTAAAGCCGTAATCACTTAATGAAATAGGGGAAGCTGCATTCATGATCAGAAATGAAATTACTCCGCACAAAATCATAAACGGTACAGAAAGCAGTGTTGCTGTGAAAAGCCCTCTTGGCTCTTTAATTTTCTTCCATCCATTTTCTCTGAGTTCTCTTTGCCTGTTCTCCTTTTTAGCTGGAAATTTATGAGTAATAATCATCGTTATCCTCCTCAAGGCCACACTCACACTTCGAGACGTATCGTTACTGTAAGACCCTCATTTTTTTCCGTAACAATCGAGATCTTTCCTTTAAGACTGTTAACACGCTCTTTAATACCAAAGAGCCCCATTTTACCCACTGTCTGCTCGTTCAGGGATGAAATCCCCATCCCATTGTCGTTATATTCAAGTGTAATGGTTCCGTGCTGCTGCCGCAGGGAAACTGAGACATTTTCAGCATTGGAGTGTTTCATTGCATTGTTCAAAAGCTCCTGTACAATTCTGTATAAAGCCAAGGTCACCTCATAATCAGTATCCCTCTTCAGTCCAGTGGCCGTCAGGGACAATTTAATATTGGACCGAAGCTGGAATTTTGATGCAAGGTCATCAAGTGCTCCTTCCAGTCCGTTCGACTCAAGCAGAGGAGGGAGAAGAGAATGACAGGTTTCCCTTGTAAGATAAATAACATCAAGTAGTCCCTCTTCCAGTTTTTCAAGCCTTGCGCTATTAATCGCTGTCCCCATGTCAGTGGCAGACTTTATCTCTGAAACTTCCCTTTTCAGGACAAGAAGCTCCTGAAGGACGCTGTCATGCAGATCAACAGACAACTGACTTCGTTCCTTTTCAGATAAATTAAACAGGAGACGTGTAAGCCATTCTGTGTTTCCTTCTTTTTCGAGAGTCATATCTTCAAGCTCCTGAAGAAGATCCTCGATCCTGAGAAGATTTTCAAGCAGAATACTGGAGTAATAGGACAGGGTCAACAGCCATTCTTTTTTACTGTCATCCAGTCTGAAGGGTTTATCATTCAGACCGGCTGTCACATAATAGTACTCAGATGACTCCCCGATTATCAGAGCAAAGGAAGAACCTGATTGGAAAATGGCACCAGTACTGACGGGTGAGCGCTTCAGAATACTGATCAACTGCATAAGATCAAAGTCGTCCTTCGATGATTCCATCTCACTGACCGTGTGGTTTCTTTTAGATATGAAAAAGTGTACGGTTCGATCCACGTTCAAAACTTCCTGGAACTCCTTTTCAATACTCTCCTGGACTTCCTCAACTGATTTATTCTGACGCATTCTCATAGTAAGCCGGTAAATACTCTCCTTAAATTGTTCTTTTCCTAAGAACAGACTCTTTCTCAGTTTGGCATCAAGATAGGATTTCAGATACAAAAATAAAAGGGTAGTGAGATAAGTAACAGAAAAAACCTGCAAGGTCAGTGACAAGGTTAATGGAGCATTACTCAAAGCAGGAAAAAAAATAATAACCAGGACCGGCGGAAGGGCTGAAATCCCAAGATAATAACCCAGCCTGCTGAAATACAGCTGAATATTGACCAGCTGATCTGTGCAAAGGAGGTAAAGAAAAATAACCGGAACGACGAAAATAAAAATAGAGACTGCTTCTCCCGGTAAAAGGTAGCTTCCAGTAAAAAGGACCGGCAGTACATATAGAAAAGTAAAAGGAGCAAGGGCAATTACGAGTGAGATGAACAGCATTTTGAATGTATTCAGTACCGGCTCGCGCCTGAAGTTTACAATACCTTTTGTTAGAGCAGAAAAAATGTAAAATAGTAATAATAAAAAAGAAATGAGCAGAATCATTCTTCCCGTGGAAGCCAGTGCCACTGAGAGTGCTGTATTTAGCAGAAGAAGAACGAACAGCAGGAGATAGGCACCTTTCATCCAGTTTTTATTCAGCCATGACTCCTTATATGTCATAAAATAGTGGTAGACGAACTGCAGAAACAGAACCGGTGACAGCAAAAATGTAACGGTCTGAATATAAAGCCCCGTCTGGCTCAGTTTTGCGGCTAGACCGGCGCTGTGGTAGCAGAGACTAAGCGTCATAATAAATAAGATCAGCATGCTCGTATGGGGTTTTATTGTTGATTTCAGGAGCAGCAGGCTGAGCCATAAACTCAGAAAAAAGAAAAAAGAGGGGAACACCACAAAATAAAGATGCTCCTCTGTGAAGTACCTCGACATTGTCACAGGCTCGGTCCTGACTGCTCCTTCGGAAAGAACAGTTACGGATTCAGCTTTCTCAACTCTGGAATAATCCTGTACTGTGCTGTGCTCTTCTACAGGATTTCCATTGACTTCTAAAATCTGATCCCCGGGCTGAAT
Encoded proteins:
- a CDS encoding sensor histidine kinase, whose protein sequence is MGWILFYKKAFVITLMIISAAAAFLMILLNLQYPYIGLEVQKQDHGEYEAGTVSTIGWAHANQIQPGDQILEVNGNPVEEHSTVQDYSRVEKAESVTVLSEGAVRTEPVTMSRYFTEEHLYFVVFPSFFFFLSLWLSLLLLKSTIKPHTSMLILFIMTLSLCYHSAGLAAKLSQTGLYIQTVTFLLSPVLFLQFVYHYFMTYKESWLNKNWMKGAYLLLFVLLLLNTALSVALASTGRMILLISFLLLLFYIFSALTKGIVNFRREPVLNTFKMLFISLVIALAPFTFLYVLPVLFTGSYLLPGEAVSIFIFVVPVIFLYLLCTDQLVNIQLYFSRLGYYLGISALPPVLVIIFFPALSNAPLTLSLTLQVFSVTYLTTLLFLYLKSYLDAKLRKSLFLGKEQFKESIYRLTMRMRQNKSVEEVQESIEKEFQEVLNVDRTVHFFISKRNHTVSEMESSKDDFDLMQLISILKRSPVSTGAIFQSGSSFALIIGESSEYYYVTAGLNDKPFRLDDSKKEWLLTLSYYSSILLENLLRIEDLLQELEDMTLEKEGNTEWLTRLLFNLSEKERSQLSVDLHDSVLQELLVLKREVSEIKSATDMGTAINSARLEKLEEGLLDVIYLTRETCHSLLPPLLESNGLEGALDDLASKFQLRSNIKLSLTATGLKRDTDYEVTLALYRIVQELLNNAMKHSNAENVSVSLRQQHGTITLEYNDNGMGISSLNEQTVGKMGLFGIKERVNSLKGKISIVTEKNEGLTVTIRLEV
- a CDS encoding Ger(x)C family spore germination protein; translation: MKRPVLLSLALLILLTGCWDSRQLRDITIAKSAALDLLEDGKYQSTISSPVPKQHEAEERSQKVSGVGHTIREARMALDGKVSERIDTAKMRVLVLGEPLARTNIYPPLDVMYRDPRSSLGAKIAVYDGMGSELINSKLTDKPRTSEFLAELLDTAESNSIVDKVNVQLICPIIFDPGQDVVLPYLGMEGDTPRLIGGALFNGDTMTGSLSVEDSTLLMLMKGKLGSATFLTEKVHDDKEDMPSNFITLRLRDTLTKLQVDVNHETNEVTATVDLTMKVEAIEYPHDELHEKENIAKLNTKLEEKFNEEAEQIFSTLQEANCDALGIGRRVLVYHPDFWDSVNWNETYPNITIKPNIQVELIGHGIIN
- a CDS encoding DUF3267 domain-containing protein — protein: MIITHKFPAKKENRQRELRENGWKKIKEPRGLFTATLLSVPFMILCGVISFLIMNAASPISLSDYGFTGNSISITIPLTFFLWLLVMLIVHELLHLIFVPDFWKSKKTYIGLTFFGGYVYTEEKMSKTRFLFITVAPFVILSIFLPAVLGMLGLLTPMIIFLVLLNAMASSVDMLNFFLIQFQIPGRSVVQSNGTDTYWKETTGV